In the Ctenopharyngodon idella isolate HZGC_01 chromosome 21, HZGC01, whole genome shotgun sequence genome, GTGGCAACCAAATACATACGCTGATGTAAATGCTGTGTGCCCGAGAGTGCTCTGAAGTTGATGACCGGCAaccattttatgttttatatttcttttcatATCTTAAAACTCTCTTATCCGTACTGAGCAGTTTTTTGTACCTGGATAAGCTCACCTGTGCATGAGTttctgttaatatattttaaaatgtaatttatttctgtgatgcaaagctgaattttcagcatcattactccagtcttcagtgtcacatgatccttcagaataattctaatatgctgatttgctgctcaagaaacatttctttttattattatcaatgctaaaaacagtttagtttagtttaatatttttaatattttagtggaaatagtgatgcagttttttttcaagaatttttagaaatagaaagaacagcatttatttgaaatataaatcttttgtaatattataaatgtgtccttgcagaataaaagtattaatttcttttaaaaaatcttactgcccCCAGTCGTTTGaatatataatttcaaatatatatacaggtgctggtcatataattagaatatcatcaaaaagtagatttatttcactaattccattcaaaaagtgaaacttgtatattatattcattcattacacacagactgatatatttcaaatgtttatttcttttaattttgatgattataactgacaactaaggaaaatcccaaattcagtatctcagaaaattagaatattgtgaaaaggttcaatattgaagacacctggtgccacactctaatcagctaattaaatcaaaacacccgcaaaggcctttaaatggtctctcagtctagttctgtaggctacacaatcatggggaagactgctgacttgacagttgtccaaaagacgaccattgacaccttgtacaaggagggcaagacacaaaaggtcattgcaaaagaggctggctgttcacagagctctgtgtccaagcacattaatagagaggcgaagggaaggaaaagatgtggtagaaaaaaagtgtacaagcaatagggataaccgcaccctggagaggattgtaaaacaaaacccattcaaaaatgtgggggagattcacaaaagagtggactgcagctggagtcagtgcttcaagaaccactacgcacagacgtatgcaagacatgggtttcagctgtcacattccttgtgtcaagccactcttgaacaacagacagcgtcagaagcgtctcacctgggctaaagacaaaaaggactggactgctgctgagtggtccaaagttatgttctctgatgaaagtaaattttgcatttcccagagtctggaagaagagaggagaggcacacaatccacattgcttgaggtccagtgtaaagttttcacagtcagtgatggtttgggatgccatgtcatctgctggtgttggtccactgtgttttctgaggtccaaggtcaacgcagccgtataccaggaagttttagagttcttcatgcttcctgctgctgaccaactttatggagaggcagatttcattttccaacaagacttggcacctgcacacagtgccaaagctaccagtacctggtttaaggaccgtGGTATCCCTGtccttaattggccagcaaactcgcctgaccttaaccccatagaaaatctatggggtattgtgaagaggaagatgtgatatgccagacccaacaatgcagaagagctgaaggcgactatcagagcaacctgggctcttataacacctgagcagtgccacagactgatcgactccatgccacgctgcattgctgcagtaattcgggcaaaaggagccccaactaagtattgagtgctgtacatgctcatacttttcatgttcatacttttcagttggccaagatttctaaaaatcctttctttgtatagGTCTTaattaatattctaattttctgagatactgaatttgggattttccttagttgtcagttataatcatcaaaattaaaagtaataaacatttgaaatatatcagtctgtgtgtaatgaatgaatataatatacaagtttcacattttgaatggaattagtgaaataaataaactttttgatgatattctaattatatgaccagcacctgtaatcaagtatatcatttttataaaaatttttttttttatttttaatatcaacTGATGACTTGTAAAAATGCATTGTCATCATGATGATATCACCTACTAAAGCTGGCGTGTGTGTATTACTGGAACAGAAGCGTGTACCTGTCCACTCTGTATATCAGTTGTTTGCAATTTCACACAGTGTCtcagaacacacaaacagatgcagctttactcatcCTGATTGTTGGGTCCGGTGGTCCCAGAGGTGGATCTGGGTGTCAGTACCCAGCGGTGAAGCTCTGTAATCTGGCCTGTGTCCCCTCCCTGTCCTCTGTCATGCTATTGTTCCAGGGATAATCCCTAACTCCTGACACAGATGAGGGCaggaaaacacacactcacgtACACATACCCCTGGGGGCTCAAATCCATGTGGAGGAGTACCAGAGCGACCGCTCACACACAAGGGTTTAGATACTATGGTAGTCCCACACACAGTGTCATCTGTACGTGGTGGCCTTTTGTGTGAATGAAGTTAATAATTATGTTTCAGTGTACAGTACAAGTCAaatgtttggaataattaagaattattaatgtttttgaaagaagtctcttatgctcagcaaggctgcatttatttgatcaaaaatacagtaatattgtgaaatattcttacagtttaaaataactgttttttattttaatgtattttagaatgtaatttattcctgtgatgcaaagctgaattctcagcatcattaatccagtcttcagtgtcacatgatccttcagaaatcattctaatatgctgatttgctgctcaagaaacatttcttaatattatcaatgttgaaaacagttgtagtgcgaaatatttttttggaaactgtgatgcactaccattcaaaaccTTTGAGTAAGTaagattaaaaattaatatgatGGTAAAGACAttatacaaaagatttccatttcaaataaatgctgttcttttcaactttctattcatcaaagaatgatgaaaaaaagtatcatgattttcacaaaactgttaTCATAATTGATAAgaattaatcattaataattgagcaccaataataattgacagccaaatcagtatattagaaggatcatgtgacactaaagactggattaatgatgctgaaaatacagctttgccatcgcaggaataaattaaattttaaaatatattcaaatagataagttattgtaaactgtaataatatttcacaatattactgtttttttgatcaaataaatgcagccttggtgaacataagagacttctttcaaaaacattaaagagtCTTAATTACTCcagacttttgactggtagtgtatgaattctttctttctttcaatctGTTTCAGGAAACGCTACAGACTATCCCAAGGTTTTGTTTCCCCTTCAATATGGACAGGTAATGTTACATGCAATCTTTAATCTTTTTAGTTATTGAGGAACCCCATTTTACACTCTCTTATGAAGGGCCTCCAGCATCACTGTGTTTTACTAATTCCAGCTCCTCTTGAACCTTGACTTTATACTTTTTGACACTAATTTTGACCCTTTCTTGTCTTTCAGTATGGCAGTGGGCCAGGTGGGGCAGAACTTCACATTTGTTCTAACGGATATTGAAAGTAAACAGCGTTTCGGTTTCTGTCGGCTCTCATCGGGAGCTCACAGCTGTCACTGCATCCTCAGGTACATATTGTTGGTACAATTTTACAAGTTTAAACAACGAgtacatatttaaattttaatgtaaaagaaACTATTTTTGTCATTCACCTCCTGAAGATCAACTCAATCTAATTGTAGTCTATCTGTCTCTCCAGCTACCTGCCCTGGTTTGAGGTTTTTTACAAGCTGTTGAATATCCTGGCAGACTACACAACCAAAGGACAGGTCAGTGGTGCACGTATGACAACACTCATGTCACTGTGTCTTATACAcacaaatgtacaaataaacacACTGATTTCCTACTTTACATTAAtgctttaattacagttacCTTGAAAAACTTTAACCCTGACCCTAAAATACAggtttttgccttttttataAAGGTATGGTTTTTAATAAAGGCATGGTTTTGGACAAAAGTATTACCTTTATTGTAAATTGTACAATTTACatgtaaaaaatcttaccaacctcaaacttttaaatgttagtGTAACTCATTTCTGAGTTTTTCAGCTGTTTTGACCCCAGAAGTGTAGTGAAGTCACACACATTCATGTAAAACTGATGTAGCAATGCTTAGTTAAAGTGATTCAACATCTTATCATTTATATAGTGAAAAATTTGCATGTGGGACCTGTTGTTTTaatctgtgtgtatttgtgttataGGACAGTCAATGGAAAGAGTTGTTAGAGTCTCTACATACGTTAAACATCCCTGATCCTGGAGTGCCTGTGCATTTGAGTGTggtaatatacagtacaatacaAAGTCTGTACCCGACCTGAATCGACCCGAATCTTCTTACCCAAACCAGATGtgcataaattaattttaaaaacaaaaaacaacccaagacAAACCTGATAAAAAAATTAGACTTGGCTGCAACACGACTGGACAGCAATTATTTTCGAACCCAACTGGACCCGAATGTAAAATGCAGCGATGCAAATGGCGAACAGGGACTTTTTCAACTGGGGAGGACACAGCCCAAAATCAGAGACGACAAATAAGAAACACCACGTCAGGTGTAGATTTAAAAGTATGCCCATCTTTCTACCTTATTTGTAAAGGAAGTTCATTCTCTGATCCTTCTTCGTAACATTTACTTAGCTACATTTTTAACCCATTTTCCCAGATAATGTAGACTATAGCCTACTTTGTGTAGGCCAATGTCAAAAATGTAGGATATGTTTTCCGTAAATTTTCAcaaattgttttgtttgaggaaaaacatgaaaatatacaggtatggtttaatttttgttaatttgaTTTAGTTAATTAGTTTGGCCTCAACTGCATTTAGATGGTTTTCTGTGATCGATCTGGCAACAGTACATCGTTTGGGTGAGCACCTCCAAGTAGATAAACCACTAATAAGCGTCATGTTTCACTTCAAATGACAAGGAAATTTCAGGTCCATTCAGtaaaagcacatttattttaaattacccGAGAATACTAATGTCAGACCCGACCCGTGTCTAAGGCAACCGTCAAAGTTTTGGACTCGAATGCACTTTTGGACTCATGAAGACCTTTTAATATACAGAAATACACACGCATGACACTTACATCAGACAAGATattcatattacatattacatattacaatgaATCTCGTGTATAAAGCTAATTACagttctctctccctctctagCATTTGTTTTTCACAGTGCCTGATCCTAGGGAATTACCCAGTATACCTGAAAATGTAAGTCTTGTTACCTTGACCAAGTTATCTTATCTCTATTAGTCACAAATGTagaaattacatatttatacaTAGCTATTCAGACGGGTCTTGTTACAAATATTAACAAAGAACGTCTGAGAATATACGCATTTAAAATTACAAAGTTCGTCTGTGAAAATCAAATTTACCTAACTTCTTTGAGGAAGCTATTTCAACTAGTTGTCATCAAGCCATATAACACGTTGAAACTCATGCAAAATGCTCtgatttgttttattctttttctttatttgcagAGAAACCTGACAGAGTATTTCGTAGCAGTGGATGTTAATAACATGCTGCATCTGTACGCTAGCATGCTGTACGAAAGACGAATCCTCATTAGCTGCAGCAAGCTGAGCACTGTGAGCAACATCTCTACCACCATCTCTCTTATTGTTGGTCGCTTCTTTACTTATTTTAGGGGTATTAATAaaccctctctttctctctctctctctttcagttaACCGCATGTGTTCATGGCGCGGCAGCCATGTTATATCCCATGTACTGGCAGCATGTTTACATTCCAGTTCTgccacagcatttattagacTACTGCTGGTGAGTACGCACACAaatgtatacatacatatgttTTGAGGGACCTCCCAtttctaatgtttttaaaattaagctGCTTAGTACTTCACCTCAATTTTTAAATCTTAATAAGGCATTATTTGGCTCagttattaactttttttgctaGTGAGACTATCCTCACAAGATGTAGGAgggtttttaatatattattaggttttattaaatgtattttaataaatatatttaatatattttaagattaaaatgttttaataatcatatataatacattaaCAATATATAAGGagttgttaaaatattttgatacttatgctcactaaggctgcatttatttgatcaaaaatacagtaaaacagtaattttgtgaaatattattgcattttaaaacaattctttaagataatttaaaacataatgtattcctgtgatgcaaagctgattttttttgtaatattttgtatatgATCATATATTATAAAAGGCATAAAGTATACTGATGTgtggtattttttattttttttttctttgttagcGCTCCAATGCCGTACCTCATCGGGGTGCATTCCAGTCTCATGGAGGTGACTGATTGCTTTCTTTTATTTTACCTTAActgcatatttatatttttccccATGTTGCGGTTGCTGGTTTTAGTGTAGCTAAATTCTAGGTTGTATTTAGAACGttttgtgtgtatctgtgtttgTTGTCGTAACAGAAGGTGCGAGGTATGGCTTTAGATGATGTGGTACTTCTCAATGTAGACACAAACACTCTTGAAACGCCGTTTGATGACCTGCAAAGCCTTCCTAATGATGTGGTGAGTAAATAAGCATAAGCACAACCTGCTCGGATCTTCACAATGGCTTCAATTAGTTTAAAATATCTGATCTATTTTGGCCATggtgtttattttgatatgtcTGGATGAACAGATATAGAAATAAGggtactttacaataaggttttcatttgttaacattagttaaatcaACTAACAATGACCAATACTTCTTcagaatttatttaatcttagttcatgttaatttcaacatttgcaaatccactttgccTGCACTTTAAAAGTATGAGGACTCAGGCTTGAATTGATACTGTAAAACCGATGGACCACTGTTCGTATCGCTGTGTATCGAGCGCTAAGGAAGCCTTCGGAGCTGAAATCAGATACGGTTTTGTTTTCGAAATTCCAACATGTGCTGTAAgctgtagaccaatcacaacagactgagccatctgaccaattAGAGCTGAGTAGCTCTCAGAAAGGTGGAGTTTAGAGAGACCAGATCCATGATCAAgccatttcagacactgtgaggaaaaaaggtgatgctgcaatttatgttttgagaaaattaaagtgttttttaaccTTGGAtgaatgtaaacctattgtaggagacctccataAAATTATGAACCTTTAAATTAGCATaaatggggcactttaatagattctgtaaaaatattttgctcattgttagttcataatAACTAGTttacaaatgagaccttattgtaaagtgttaccgaaatatatttataatggttGCAGTCAAGTAAGTGATGCAAACGTGTGTGTTGTAGGTTTCTTCGTTAAAGAACCGCCTAAGAAAGGTTTCCTCAACGACAGGAGATGGGGTGGCCAGGGCATTTCTGAAGGCGCAGGCAGCTCTTTTTGGTAGTTACAGGAACGCACTACACATTGAACCGGTGAGAGAGAAAGTTTGCAGCAGACAGTTTGCAGACAGTGTCCTCTAGTGGATAGTCCATGTAGCTCTCTGAATATAAATGCTTGGGGTATAAAGCAGCTTGTTTTTACTTCCAATGTGTATATATGTTCAGGAGGAGCCAATCACTTTCAGTGAGGAAACGTTCATCACACACAGATCCAGCACAATGAG is a window encoding:
- the dennd1a gene encoding DENN domain-containing protein 1A isoform X5 yields the protein MGSRIKESPGSTFEVYMEVVHSGTAGSGPEVRRSFPDTYTDQETLQTIPRFCFPFNMDSMAVGQVGQNFTFVLTDIESKQRFGFCRLSSGAHSCHCILSYLPWFEVFYKLLNILADYTTKGQDSQWKELLESLHTLNIPDPGVPVHLSVHLFFTVPDPRELPSIPENRNLTEYFVAVDVNNMLHLYASMLYERRILISCSKLSTLTACVHGAAAMLYPMYWQHVYIPVLPQHLLDYCCAPMPYLIGVHSSLMEKVRGMALDDVVLLNVDTNTLETPFDDLQSLPNDVVSSLKNRLRKVSSTTGDGVARAFLKAQAALFGSYRNALHIEPEEPITFSEETFITHRSSTMRQFLQNAIQLQFFKQFIDGRLELLNTGEGFSDQFEEEINMGEYAGSDKTYQWLFTVKKGSGAILNTVKTKANPAMKTVYKFAKDHAKMGIKEVKSRLKQKELAENGYSEEPGSTHLPSTHSKDSLTWDQRRPITVHFGQTEQAPSPRPLRPQRPPPPHPSKLQRSTRPDFDL